The following coding sequences lie in one Methanothermobacter sp. MT-2 genomic window:
- a CDS encoding superoxide dismutase, with translation MEKKFYELPSLPYSYDALEPYISEEQLTIHHQKHHQAYVDGANNLLRRLDEARESDASIDYKAAAKELSFHVGGFLLHRFFWENMGPAGDNGGEPTGKIKEYIEKDFGTFERFKEEFSQTAISAEGSGWAMLTYCPLTDRLFIVQVEKHNVNLIPQCKVLLVLDVWEHAYYLDYKNLRPDYVEAFWNIINWDEVNNRVENL, from the coding sequence ATGGAAAAAAAGTTTTATGAACTGCCAAGTTTACCTTACAGTTATGATGCCCTTGAACCTTATATTTCAGAGGAACAGTTAACTATACATCATCAGAAACATCATCAGGCTTATGTAGATGGTGCCAACAACTTACTCAGGAGATTGGATGAAGCCCGCGAATCAGATGCAAGCATAGACTATAAGGCCGCTGCAAAGGAATTATCATTCCACGTCGGCGGCTTCTTACTACACAGGTTCTTCTGGGAGAACATGGGCCCGGCAGGCGATAATGGTGGGGAACCCACAGGCAAAATCAAAGAATATATCGAGAAGGACTTCGGGACCTTTGAAAGGTTCAAGGAGGAGTTTTCACAGACCGCTATAAGTGCTGAGGGTTCAGGATGGGCCATGTTAACATATTGTCCCCTTACAGACCGTCTATTCATAGTACAAGTTGAAAAGCACAATGTTAACCTAATACCACAATGTAAGGTTTTACTCGTATTGGATGTGTGGGAGCACGCCTATTACCTCGATTACAAGAACCTGCGCCCAGATTATGTTGAAGCATTCTGGAACATCATAAACTGGGATGAAGTAAACAATAGAGTCGAAAACCTTTAA